In the Blautia coccoides genome, AAGAAGAGAAAGAGCGTGTGACCACCAGGAAGTATATAAACTGATCCAGGCTTCCTTTTCAGGTGCTGAGCATGCGGACGGCAACGAACAGGATTTGGTACAGGCACTGCGTAAAAGCAGTGCGTTCGTACCGGAGCTTTCCTTGGTGGCAGTGGACGATAACAGGATCATAGGGCATATTTTATTTACTGAGGTCAGAATAAACAGTACCGTACAGCTTGCCCTTGCACCTCTGTCAGTCCTTCCGGGATACCAGAGACGAGGTGTGGGACAGGCTCTAATGAGAGAAGGACATAAGCTGGCAGCGCAGATGGGATATGAGTTTTCTGTTGTTCTGGGAAGCAGCGGATATTATCCAAAGGCCGGGTATGTTCCGGCAGATGTTTACGGAATAGAACCGCCGTTTGATGTGCCCAGGGAGAATTTTATGGCGCTCAGTTTACAGGGAGAAGCAGAGCCGCTTCATGGAATGGTAATGTATGCGCCGGAGTTCTTTTCTGTTTAAAGGGTATGAGATGTCTTTGCGCAGATATGAGGCAAAATACACGGGCATTCAGTCAGGTATGGAGCAAAACGCGTTACTATTCAGCCTTCCGGCTTCATAGCAACAAAAGCATGCACACAGACTGCAAAAACCGCAGTCTGGCGCGTGGCTGCCTCGGGATTGCCTTGCAAATGCAAGGCAACACCTCGCGGGATAGTGGAAGGCTGAACTGTTACCAAAACACTCCATATCTGCGTTCTGCCTGTTGAAATGAAAACCTCTCTGTGTTATACTGTTAATCTATCCAGCCGGGAACTATTAAAGCGTTTTTGGCAGTGTGACCGCCGCCCGGATGGAGAATAGGTTTATTTTTAGTTTATAATATCATGATTTCTGCTTTTCGGCCGAAAGGCTGTCAACTGGGGAATTCCCCCGATTTTACCAAATCA is a window encoding:
- a CDS encoding GNAT family N-acetyltransferase — protein: MEIRRERACDHQEVYKLIQASFSGAEHADGNEQDLVQALRKSSAFVPELSLVAVDDNRIIGHILFTEVRINSTVQLALAPLSVLPGYQRRGVGQALMREGHKLAAQMGYEFSVVLGSSGYYPKAGYVPADVYGIEPPFDVPRENFMALSLQGEAEPLHGMVMYAPEFFSV